One Heliomicrobium gestii genomic region harbors:
- a CDS encoding sulfate ABC transporter substrate-binding protein — MKRAKTLFRLISAGMLLLTLSGCSHSEAPNAEGTTQIMLAAYTVPKEAYQKEIIPAFQKQWKEKTGQTVTFKESYVGSGAQARAIVNGLEADVAALSLEGDIETIRKAGLITHNWKDRPYAGMITRSVVALGVKKGNPLGIREWQDLGKPGVTVLYPSPRTSGGAMWDINAIYGAGVKTAEIETGKKNPDKGAELLASIQKNVKVMDNSGRESMTTFEKGLGDVVVTYENELLLRNMEQPLYDVIYPKATVLIENPVALVDKNVEKHGNRAAVEAFVTFLQSQEAQRAFAKYGFRPVVPEVVAETKDKFPQPEWLFDIQYLGGWDTVFEQLYGPKGVWTEIVEGKKGA, encoded by the coding sequence ATGAAACGAGCCAAGACGCTGTTTCGGTTAATTAGCGCAGGCATGTTACTTTTGACGCTATCAGGATGCAGTCATTCTGAAGCGCCGAACGCCGAGGGAACGACGCAAATCATGCTTGCTGCCTATACGGTTCCCAAAGAAGCCTACCAAAAGGAGATCATTCCGGCTTTTCAGAAACAATGGAAAGAGAAGACGGGGCAAACGGTAACCTTCAAAGAATCCTATGTTGGTTCCGGTGCTCAAGCACGGGCCATCGTCAATGGGTTGGAAGCGGATGTAGCCGCGTTGTCATTGGAAGGTGATATCGAGACGATCCGAAAGGCCGGATTGATCACTCACAACTGGAAAGATCGTCCCTATGCCGGGATGATTACACGCTCCGTAGTGGCGCTAGGCGTCAAGAAGGGGAATCCCTTGGGGATTCGTGAATGGCAGGATCTTGGCAAGCCGGGAGTGACGGTCCTCTATCCCAGTCCACGCACCTCCGGCGGCGCCATGTGGGATATCAACGCCATTTATGGCGCGGGCGTAAAGACGGCGGAAATAGAGACGGGAAAGAAAAATCCCGATAAGGGTGCGGAACTGCTGGCGTCCATTCAGAAGAATGTCAAGGTGATGGATAACAGCGGTCGGGAGTCGATGACCACCTTCGAAAAAGGGCTTGGGGATGTGGTGGTAACCTATGAAAATGAGTTGCTGCTTCGGAACATGGAACAACCACTCTATGACGTGATTTATCCGAAAGCAACGGTTCTAATCGAAAACCCTGTCGCGTTAGTGGATAAGAACGTAGAAAAACATGGAAATCGTGCGGCGGTTGAGGCTTTTGTCACCTTCTTACAGTCCCAGGAAGCGCAACGCGCCTTTGCCAAGTATGGTTTTCGTCCAGTCGTGCCCGAGGTGGTCGCGGAAACGAAAGATAAGTTTCCCCAACCGGAATGGCTTTTTGATATTCAGTATCTTGGCGGTTGGGATACCGTGTTTGAACAACTCTATGGGCCAAAAGGAGTTTGGACGGAAATTGTCGAAGGTAAAAAGGGTG
- the cysN gene encoding sulfate adenylyltransferase subunit CysN, translating to MAAQQAKEITAFLKEQGRQDTLRFITCGSVDDGKSTLIGRLLYESKGIFDDQLEALEGESKQYGTQGEKLDFALLVDGLQAEREQGITIDVAYRFFSTDQRHYIVADTPGHEQYTRNMATGASTAQLAVILIDARKGVLTQTRRHSRIVAMMGIRHIVLAINKMDLVGFDESVFRSIEADYRDFATAFTFKTIQAIPLSALEGDNIVRSSGRTPWYSGPTLMHYLDAVSFESVSERQAFRMPVQWVNRPHLDFRGFCGRIAEGEVRPGDEVRLLPSGVTSRVKEIIIWQGGLERGQKGDAVTLTLFDEVDVSRGDVIASAEHPPEVADQFQAKLIWMSEHPMVPGRPYLLKIHHKEVTATVTRIKYREEINTGAQLAANQLALNEIAMVHLSTSQPIVFDPYDVNQTLGGFILIDKLTFETVAAGMLTFALRRSSNIHWHAMEIDKQARAGLKQQRPRCLWFTGLSGSGKSTLANLLEKRLYAEGKHTYILDGDNVRHGLNRDLGFTETDRVENIRRVAEVAKLMVDAGLIVIVSFISPFRSERRMARGLFSEGEFIEIFVDTPLEECEKRDPKGLYAKARQGALKNFTGIDSVYEPPESPEIHVRTEGNTPETCVALIMKIFSNSK from the coding sequence ATGGCGGCCCAACAAGCAAAAGAGATCACCGCTTTTCTGAAGGAACAAGGCCGCCAAGATACCCTGCGCTTCATCACCTGCGGGAGTGTGGATGATGGAAAATCGACACTGATTGGCCGGTTGCTCTATGAATCCAAAGGCATTTTCGATGATCAACTCGAGGCGCTAGAGGGGGAGTCCAAGCAGTACGGCACTCAGGGCGAAAAGCTTGACTTCGCCCTATTGGTCGACGGCTTGCAGGCCGAACGTGAGCAAGGCATTACCATTGATGTTGCCTATCGCTTTTTCTCCACGGATCAGCGGCACTACATCGTGGCCGATACGCCCGGTCATGAACAGTATACTCGCAACATGGCCACTGGCGCATCGACGGCGCAATTGGCCGTGATCCTGATTGACGCTCGAAAAGGGGTCCTCACGCAAACCCGGCGTCACAGCCGGATTGTGGCGATGATGGGCATTCGCCATATCGTGTTAGCCATCAACAAGATGGACTTGGTGGGATTCGACGAGAGCGTATTCCGTTCCATCGAGGCGGATTACCGCGATTTTGCCACAGCTTTTACATTTAAAACAATTCAAGCAATTCCTTTGTCAGCGTTGGAAGGCGATAACATCGTTCGTTCCAGCGGACGCACGCCCTGGTATAGCGGACCGACGTTGATGCATTACCTGGATGCGGTGTCTTTTGAATCGGTTTCGGAACGTCAAGCCTTTCGGATGCCCGTGCAGTGGGTCAATCGCCCACATCTCGACTTTCGGGGTTTTTGTGGTCGTATCGCCGAAGGTGAAGTCCGCCCTGGTGATGAGGTGCGGTTGTTGCCTTCTGGCGTCACGAGTCGGGTGAAGGAAATCATCATCTGGCAAGGCGGACTTGAACGGGGGCAAAAGGGTGACGCAGTCACGTTGACCCTGTTCGATGAGGTGGATGTCAGCCGCGGTGATGTGATTGCGTCAGCGGAGCATCCCCCCGAAGTAGCCGATCAATTCCAGGCGAAACTCATCTGGATGTCCGAGCACCCGATGGTCCCGGGACGGCCCTACCTGCTGAAAATTCATCATAAGGAAGTCACGGCCACCGTCACCCGGATCAAGTATCGTGAAGAAATCAACACGGGGGCGCAACTCGCGGCGAATCAACTTGCCTTGAATGAGATCGCCATGGTGCATCTGTCGACTAGCCAGCCCATCGTATTCGACCCCTATGATGTCAATCAAACCTTGGGTGGCTTTATCCTGATCGATAAGCTCACTTTCGAGACCGTTGCCGCCGGAATGCTTACCTTCGCCTTGCGGCGCTCTTCCAACATTCACTGGCATGCCATGGAGATCGACAAGCAAGCCCGCGCTGGATTGAAGCAACAACGACCACGCTGTTTGTGGTTCACCGGTTTGTCCGGTTCTGGAAAATCGACCCTTGCTAACCTGTTAGAAAAGCGTCTCTATGCGGAAGGCAAGCACACGTATATCCTTGACGGGGACAATGTGCGTCACGGGTTGAACCGCGATCTTGGCTTTACGGAGACCGATCGCGTAGAGAATATCCGCCGTGTGGCCGAAGTGGCCAAATTGATGGTTGATGCCGGCTTGATCGTGATCGTTTCGTTTATCTCGCCTTTTCGATCAGAACGACGCATGGCGAGAGGGCTCTTTTCAGAAGGCGAATTTATCGAGATATTCGTGGATACACCGCTGGAAGAGTGTGAAAAGCGAGATCCGAAAGGTTTGTATGCCAAGGCAAGGCAGGGGGCGCTCAAGAACTTTACCGGCATTGACAGTGTCTATGAACCGCCGGAATCGCCGGAGATTCACGTACGTACCGAAGGGAACACTCCGGAAACCTGTGTCGCTCTAATCATGAAGATTTTTAGTAATAGCAAATAA
- the cysD gene encoding sulfate adenylyltransferase subunit CysD produces MTMPKRSSLESESIEIIREAVAGARKPVMLYSIGKDSSVMLHLARKAFYPAPPPFPLLHVDTTWKFRDMYAHRTRMVAEAGMELLVHMNQEGVTEGVNPFDHGSSYYTDVMKTQGLRQALDAYGFDVVFGGARRDEEKSRAKERIFSFRAPGHRWDPKAQRPELWNLYNTHTRPGETVRVFPLSNWTELDIWQYIYQENIPIVPLYFAKERPVVKRGGTWILVDDDRMRLEPGESPEMRMVRFRTLGCYPLTGAIESAATTLEEIIAETLNARSSERQGRLIDSDQPGSMEKKKQEGYF; encoded by the coding sequence ATGACCATGCCAAAAAGATCTTCCCTTGAATCCGAAAGCATCGAGATTATCCGTGAGGCCGTCGCTGGCGCCCGCAAACCGGTGATGCTCTACTCCATCGGAAAAGACTCCTCCGTGATGCTCCACTTGGCCCGCAAGGCCTTTTATCCCGCGCCGCCGCCCTTTCCCCTGTTGCATGTCGACACGACTTGGAAATTTCGTGATATGTACGCTCACCGGACCCGTATGGTTGCCGAGGCGGGAATGGAATTGCTTGTTCATATGAATCAGGAAGGGGTAACTGAGGGTGTAAACCCTTTTGACCATGGTTCCAGCTATTACACCGATGTAATGAAGACCCAAGGATTGCGGCAGGCGCTTGATGCCTATGGCTTCGATGTCGTTTTCGGGGGCGCTCGTCGCGATGAGGAGAAATCCCGCGCGAAGGAACGGATCTTTTCTTTTCGTGCTCCGGGACACCGTTGGGATCCCAAGGCCCAGCGACCGGAACTATGGAATCTGTACAATACCCATACTCGCCCGGGGGAAACCGTCCGGGTTTTTCCGTTGTCCAATTGGACCGAACTGGACATCTGGCAATACATTTATCAGGAAAACATCCCCATCGTGCCCCTCTACTTTGCCAAGGAACGTCCTGTCGTCAAGCGGGGGGGAACATGGATCTTGGTGGATGATGACCGGATGCGCTTAGAACCCGGTGAGTCGCCGGAGATGCGGATGGTCCGCTTTCGCACCTTGGGCTGCTATCCTTTGACCGGCGCCATCGAAAGTGCAGCCACCACGTTAGAAGAGATCATCGCCGAGACCCTTAATGCGCGCTCTTCGGAACGGCAAGGGCGCTTGATCGATTCTGACCAGCCCGGCTCCATGGAGAAGAAGAAGCAGGAGGGCTATTTCTGA
- a CDS encoding phosphohexomutase domain-containing protein codes for MDEMVEAVSRNSFKAYDIRGKVPLELNSTVAYRLGRAYTELFQAKKVAVGRDVRHSSPELVKALTEGLLDGGCDVIDIGLCGTEQIYFATFHWQLDGGIMITASHNPQGYNGMKLVRANARPISGDSGLRELEERVVTSAFAEPVGAHRGNVQVCEVMPDYVQHLLSYVDIAAMRPLKVVVNAGNGCAGPVIDALERYLPFSFVKIHHEPDGEFPNGIPNPLLPENRDATAQAVRKHGADVGIAWDGDFDRCFLFDENGDFIEGYYLVGFLAQAFLGRFPGAKIVHDPRLTLNTIEITRQLGGVPVQSKTGHAFIKERMRLEDAIYGGEMSAHHYFRDFAYCDSGMIPWLLVLDIMSREGKTLSELVQERIDRYPCSGEINRRVSSPQVVLESVEKAYAPGGQIDRTDGISVEYANWRFNLRMSNTEPLIRLNVETRGDRKLLQRKTEELLVIIDGFA; via the coding sequence ATGGACGAGATGGTAGAAGCGGTTTCACGGAATTCATTTAAAGCATACGACATTCGCGGCAAAGTGCCCTTAGAACTGAATAGCACGGTTGCTTATCGGCTCGGGCGCGCGTATACGGAACTGTTTCAAGCGAAAAAAGTAGCTGTCGGACGGGACGTTCGTCATTCTAGCCCAGAGTTGGTGAAAGCGCTGACAGAGGGATTGCTGGACGGCGGGTGCGATGTCATTGACATTGGATTGTGCGGAACAGAGCAGATTTACTTTGCCACCTTTCACTGGCAGTTGGACGGCGGCATCATGATCACCGCCAGCCATAATCCCCAAGGCTATAATGGGATGAAGTTGGTTCGCGCAAATGCCCGCCCGATTAGTGGGGACTCGGGGTTGAGGGAGTTAGAAGAGAGGGTTGTTACCAGCGCCTTTGCAGAGCCTGTCGGTGCTCATCGGGGAAACGTGCAGGTGTGTGAAGTGATGCCAGACTATGTCCAACATTTGCTTTCCTATGTCGATATCGCTGCCATGCGCCCCTTGAAGGTCGTTGTCAACGCAGGAAATGGCTGCGCCGGCCCGGTGATTGATGCATTAGAACGCTATTTACCCTTTTCGTTTGTAAAAATTCACCATGAACCCGATGGCGAATTTCCCAACGGGATTCCGAATCCCCTATTGCCTGAGAACCGGGATGCAACCGCTCAAGCGGTGCGTAAACATGGCGCAGATGTCGGCATTGCCTGGGACGGCGATTTTGACCGTTGCTTCTTATTTGATGAGAATGGCGATTTTATTGAGGGGTATTATCTGGTCGGCTTCTTGGCACAAGCTTTTCTTGGGCGTTTTCCAGGGGCGAAAATTGTCCACGACCCTCGGTTAACCCTTAACACGATCGAAATCACTAGGCAACTCGGCGGCGTTCCGGTGCAAAGTAAGACAGGCCATGCCTTTATCAAAGAGAGAATGCGTCTCGAAGATGCTATTTACGGGGGCGAGATGTCCGCCCATCATTACTTCCGTGATTTCGCCTATTGTGACAGTGGGATGATCCCCTGGTTGCTGGTGCTTGATATCATGAGTCGAGAAGGCAAAACACTCTCCGAACTTGTGCAAGAGAGGATCGACCGATATCCTTGCAGCGGGGAGATAAACCGTCGCGTTTCTTCCCCCCAAGTAGTCTTGGAATCGGTAGAGAAAGCCTATGCACCAGGCGGACAAATCGATCGAACCGATGGGATCAGTGTGGAGTATGCCAACTGGCGATTTAATCTTCGGATGTCGAATACAGAACCTTTGATTCGTCTTAATGTGGAGACTCGTGGCGATAGGAAATTGTTACAAAGAAAAACGGAAGAACTCTTAGTTATTATTGATGGTTTCGCATAG
- a CDS encoding adenylyl-sulfate kinase codes for MKPYEKRRIRGLDSRIRGLNRDPKGLYAKSRRGEIKNYTGLDIIYVQPETPEVHFA; via the coding sequence GTGAAACCCTACGAAAAACGGCGAATAAGGGGTCTAGACTCTAGAATTAGGGGTTTGAACCGGGATCCCAAAGGCTTATACGCCAAGTCGCGACGAGGGGAAATAAAGAACTACACAGGTTTAGACATCATTTACGTGCAGCCTGAAACGCCTGAGGTGCATTTTGCGTAA
- a CDS encoding IS3 family transposase — translation MAGLDKKEEPGLSEKLEVADEWIVREEASTAFVLRVIGIHEATYYARRQRLQREPKERTYNGGRPQPGYSWTQDGKRISDEQIKEYLMELIAGEESVYGYRKLGICLHKQHQLVINHKKTYRLCKELDILSPQRRAKAKHPRRLARNRTITASNELWEMDIKYGYIAGEDRFFYLMSLIDVYDRSIVDYHIGLNCEGADAANTLKRALWKRNCFEKETKPIVRTDNGPQFISRVFEETCDQYQVEHERIPPKTPNKNAHIESFHANLERECYIKHAFDSYQDAYQVVGEYIDFYNQRRIHGSLYDMSPAEFCRQLADGNVPAFVVTL, via the coding sequence ATTGCAGGACTTGATAAAAAAGAAGAACCCGGGCTATCGGAAAAACTAGAAGTTGCCGATGAATGGATAGTCCGGGAAGAAGCCAGCACCGCCTTTGTTTTGCGTGTCATCGGCATTCACGAAGCCACCTACTACGCTCGGCGCCAACGTCTACAGAGAGAACCGAAAGAGCGCACATATAATGGCGGACGGCCGCAACCAGGGTATTCATGGACACAAGACGGAAAGCGAATCAGCGATGAACAAATTAAGGAATACCTGATGGAACTCATCGCTGGCGAAGAAAGCGTCTACGGATATCGAAAGCTGGGGATCTGCCTCCATAAACAGCATCAGTTGGTCATCAATCACAAAAAAACCTATCGACTATGTAAGGAGTTGGATATCCTATCGCCACAACGGCGGGCTAAGGCCAAACATCCGCGCCGGCTGGCGCGCAACCGAACCATTACCGCCTCCAACGAACTCTGGGAGATGGACATCAAATACGGCTACATCGCCGGTGAAGATCGCTTCTTCTATCTCATGTCGCTCATCGATGTCTATGATCGCTCTATTGTAGATTACCACATTGGATTAAATTGCGAAGGTGCTGACGCGGCCAATACGCTGAAACGAGCGTTGTGGAAACGAAACTGCTTTGAAAAAGAAACGAAGCCAATTGTGCGAACCGACAATGGACCGCAGTTTATCAGCCGTGTGTTTGAGGAAACGTGTGATCAATACCAGGTGGAACACGAACGGATTCCCCCTAAGACGCCGAACAAGAACGCCCATATCGAATCATTTCATGCAAACCTGGAACGCGAGTGCTACATCAAGCATGCCTTTGACTCCTACCAAGACGCCTACCAGGTTGTCGGAGAATACATTGACTTTTACAACCAGAGGCGAATCCACGGCAGCCTCTACGATATGTCTCCTGCGGAGTTTTGTCGACAGCTGGCGGATGGGAATGTACCCGCCTTTGTTGTCACACTGTAG
- a CDS encoding transposase — MRRNRYPKELKEQLIQEAMEVGNATQVARRHGIDPKRLYYWIRESQHKSFQEAPADAKQIAPYVPSAQEFKQLESENMALKKLLGEKALEIQILQDLIKKKNPGYRKN, encoded by the coding sequence ATGAGACGAAATCGATACCCAAAAGAACTGAAAGAGCAGCTGATCCAAGAAGCCATGGAAGTGGGAAATGCAACACAAGTGGCCCGCCGACATGGGATCGATCCGAAACGACTGTATTATTGGATTCGTGAATCGCAACATAAGAGCTTCCAAGAAGCACCCGCGGATGCAAAGCAAATTGCTCCGTATGTGCCATCCGCACAAGAATTTAAGCAATTGGAATCGGAAAACATGGCGCTCAAAAAGTTACTTGGTGAGAAGGCTTTAGAAATTCAAATATTGCAGGACTTGATAAAAAAGAAGAACCCGGGCTATCGGAAAAACTAG
- a CDS encoding DegT/DnrJ/EryC1/StrS family aminotransferase produces MNSIPFLNLQDAYKELQSALDHAYQCVMSSGWYILGGEVEAFEKEFADYCGAKRCIGVANGLEALFLVLKAWGIGPGHEVIVPSNTYIATWLAVSQTGAIPVPVEPTEGTYNMDPCRIESAITERTKAIIAVHLYGQASDMDAINSMAQRYALKVLEDGAQAHGALYKGRKTGSLGDAAAFSFYPGKNLGAFGDAGAVVTNDETLAQQIRMLSNYGSAVKYHNDVQGYNSRLDELQAALLRVKLPLLDEWNGRRKKLIQRYMDALSMCPCILPETLEQCDPVWHLFVIRTKERDAMAAFLREKGIGTMIHYPVPPHLQPAYRTLGYGQGAFPISEAIHREVLSLPLWPQMKLEDQDRVIAAVREFYYR; encoded by the coding sequence ATGAACTCCATACCATTTCTAAATCTTCAAGACGCTTATAAGGAGTTGCAATCAGCTCTTGATCATGCCTACCAGTGTGTCATGAGTTCTGGTTGGTATATCCTTGGTGGTGAGGTCGAGGCCTTTGAGAAAGAATTTGCTGACTACTGTGGCGCGAAAAGGTGCATTGGCGTAGCTAACGGATTGGAAGCGCTATTTCTCGTATTAAAGGCTTGGGGAATCGGTCCGGGGCATGAGGTAATTGTCCCCTCCAACACGTATATCGCCACTTGGTTGGCTGTATCGCAGACGGGTGCCATTCCGGTGCCGGTTGAGCCAACCGAAGGCACCTATAACATGGATCCCTGCCGGATAGAAAGCGCGATCACTGAAAGGACAAAAGCGATTATTGCTGTCCATCTATACGGGCAAGCTTCTGATATGGACGCCATTAATTCTATGGCTCAGCGGTACGCACTTAAGGTGTTAGAGGACGGCGCCCAAGCCCATGGCGCATTGTACAAGGGTAGAAAAACGGGAAGCCTTGGGGATGCTGCTGCCTTTAGCTTTTACCCGGGGAAAAATCTTGGGGCTTTTGGTGATGCGGGCGCTGTAGTGACCAATGATGAAACGCTGGCACAACAAATCAGGATGCTCAGCAATTACGGGTCAGCAGTAAAATATCATAATGACGTTCAGGGATACAACTCCCGACTCGATGAACTGCAAGCGGCTTTGCTAAGAGTTAAGCTTCCCTTACTTGATGAGTGGAATGGACGGCGAAAGAAATTGATTCAACGATACATGGACGCATTGTCCATGTGTCCGTGTATTCTACCTGAGACATTAGAACAATGCGATCCAGTCTGGCATCTTTTTGTCATTCGAACCAAGGAACGGGATGCAATGGCAGCGTTCTTGAGAGAAAAGGGAATTGGCACCATGATTCATTACCCGGTGCCGCCGCATCTACAGCCTGCCTATCGCACTCTTGGGTACGGACAAGGGGCCTTTCCCATTTCCGAAGCGATTCATCGGGAAGTGTTGAGTTTACCTCTTTGGCCTCAGATGAAATTAGAGGATCAGGATCGCGTTATCGCTGCAGTTAGGGAGTTTTACTACCGGTAA
- a CDS encoding sugar 3,4-ketoisomerase has translation MTIHDCRLIELPKFTDQRGSLTAIENERQIPFSVKRIFYLYDISPGNNRGTHAHKELHQFLICLSGGFQVTVDDGHNQKIVTLGHPWQGLYIPPMIWATEHSFQPQSVCLVLASDYYDEKDYFRDYNEFLKAVRS, from the coding sequence ATGACGATCCATGATTGCAGACTCATTGAATTGCCGAAATTTACCGATCAGCGAGGCAGTTTAACTGCTATTGAGAATGAAAGGCAAATCCCTTTTTCGGTAAAACGGATCTTTTATCTGTATGATATTTCACCAGGGAATAATCGGGGCACTCATGCCCACAAGGAATTGCATCAATTTCTGATTTGCTTATCCGGTGGGTTCCAGGTAACTGTGGATGATGGACACAATCAAAAAATCGTTACTTTGGGGCATCCCTGGCAGGGATTATACATTCCGCCTATGATCTGGGCTACAGAACACTCTTTCCAGCCGCAATCTGTGTGTCTTGTCCTGGCTTCAGATTATTATGACGAAAAGGATTATTTTCGCGACTATAATGAATTTTTGAAGGCGGTACGTTCTTGA
- a CDS encoding glycosyltransferase family 2 protein produces MKKLSIIIPVYYNEGSLPYLYDELVEIEKELNKLELELELIFVDDGSTDRSLQELMTIKLKREKTKIIKLSRNFGAVHASKTGYRFVTGDCFIVLAADLQDPPELILKMVRKWLEGHKYVIAVREARQDPFLTTLFARFYYRVLRKIVYKDFPKGGFDVALMDKAFLPYMQKCAKNINPSLYSYSLGFKPCVLEYTRRERKYGKSRWTFLKKLKFFIDSILGFSIVPIRFMSIGGITVSFLSCIYGTLIVVSALFGEKDVPGFATLASLMAFLLGIIMFMLGIIGEYLWRVFDEVNNRPESVIDEIY; encoded by the coding sequence ATGAAAAAACTATCGATTATTATACCGGTATATTACAATGAAGGTTCCTTACCGTACCTATATGACGAATTAGTTGAAATTGAAAAAGAACTTAATAAGCTGGAACTGGAACTGGAACTGATTTTTGTTGATGATGGTTCAACTGATCGATCTTTGCAAGAACTAATGACGATTAAGTTAAAAAGGGAAAAAACTAAAATAATTAAACTATCACGCAACTTCGGTGCTGTACATGCTTCCAAAACGGGATACCGGTTTGTAACAGGAGACTGTTTCATTGTTCTCGCTGCTGATTTACAGGATCCGCCTGAACTTATATTAAAGATGGTACGTAAATGGCTTGAAGGTCACAAGTATGTGATTGCAGTACGTGAAGCACGTCAAGATCCGTTTCTGACTACGCTTTTTGCCCGCTTCTATTACCGAGTATTACGTAAAATTGTATATAAAGACTTTCCCAAAGGTGGATTTGACGTTGCTTTGATGGATAAAGCCTTCTTACCTTATATGCAGAAATGTGCGAAAAACATTAACCCAAGTCTGTATTCTTATTCCCTAGGATTCAAGCCCTGTGTACTCGAATATACCCGTCGTGAACGCAAGTATGGTAAATCGCGCTGGACGTTCTTGAAAAAGTTAAAATTTTTTATTGACTCAATTTTAGGTTTTTCGATTGTTCCGATACGATTTATGTCGATTGGCGGTATTACTGTATCATTTCTTAGCTGTATCTATGGAACTTTAATTGTAGTTAGCGCATTGTTTGGAGAAAAGGATGTCCCTGGTTTTGCTACCCTAGCGTCATTGATGGCGTTTTTACTTGGGATAATTATGTTTATGCTGGGGATTATAGGAGAATATTTGTGGCGTGTTTTTGATGAAGTTAATAACAGACCTGAGTCAGTCATTGATGAAATATATTAA
- a CDS encoding GNAT family N-acetyltransferase → MQITISRYTPQSYRLWNDFVCNNSKNGTFLICREYMDYHCDRFEDFSLIVSDDKGKIRALLPANLFQNTICSHGGLTYGGFVTDVSMTTTVMLEVFASVLDYLCAHKIEKLVYKTIPYIYHKLPSEEDRYALFLCNAKLLRRDVLTIINDRNKIQFQERRRRKIKVAKKNGLFVEETYDFTRYWNILEQLLMSKYQTKPVHSLFEITMLASRFPENIKLFACYKETEMLAGVVMYESDLVGHVQYIASTGEGKNMGALDLIFDFLINEYYRQKPFFDFGISNEKNGLLLNQGLIEQKEGFGARAVVHDQYEIRIDDKSSELIRKAIV, encoded by the coding sequence ATGCAGATAACTATAAGCAGGTATACCCCACAGTCTTATCGTCTTTGGAACGATTTTGTTTGTAATAACAGCAAAAACGGAACATTTCTAATTTGCCGAGAATATATGGATTATCATTGCGATCGTTTTGAAGACTTCTCGTTAATTGTGTCTGATGACAAAGGAAAAATTCGTGCACTTTTACCAGCGAACTTGTTCCAAAACACTATCTGTTCTCACGGCGGATTGACTTATGGTGGTTTTGTTACTGATGTATCAATGACAACTACTGTAATGTTAGAGGTATTTGCAAGTGTTTTGGACTATTTATGTGCACACAAAATTGAGAAATTAGTTTACAAGACCATTCCATATATATATCATAAACTTCCTTCTGAAGAGGATAGATATGCCCTTTTTTTATGTAACGCTAAACTTCTTAGACGTGATGTCTTAACGATTATAAATGATCGCAATAAAATTCAATTTCAAGAGAGGCGCCGACGGAAAATTAAGGTAGCTAAAAAAAATGGTTTGTTTGTTGAAGAAACATATGATTTTACTCGTTACTGGAATATATTGGAGCAATTACTTATGTCTAAATATCAAACGAAACCTGTTCATAGTCTTTTTGAGATCACGATGTTGGCATCTCGTTTTCCTGAAAACATCAAATTATTTGCTTGTTATAAGGAGACAGAGATGCTAGCTGGGGTGGTTATGTACGAAAGCGATCTTGTTGGGCATGTACAGTACATTGCATCAACTGGAGAGGGTAAGAATATGGGCGCTTTGGACTTAATCTTTGATTTTCTTATCAACGAGTACTACAGGCAAAAACCCTTTTTCGATTTTGGTATTTCGAATGAAAAAAACGGGCTCCTATTAAATCAGGGGCTAATTGAACAAAAGGAAGGATTTGGAGCACGAGCCGTGGTGCATGATCAATACGAAATTAGGATCGATGATAAATCATCAGAACTAATTAGGAAGGCTATTGTATGA